One Rhizobium acidisoli DNA window includes the following coding sequences:
- a CDS encoding DUF1344 domain-containing protein — MKRQILMTAILTLASISMALAAQASGKITAISKNADTITLSDGKTYNLPEGIEDTKLRVGEKVQLTYTIKGRKAVVSQMTSQKK; from the coding sequence ATGAAACGACAGATCCTTATGACCGCAATTCTAACGCTCGCGTCGATAAGCATGGCCTTGGCAGCCCAAGCGTCCGGCAAGATCACGGCGATCAGCAAGAATGCCGATACGATCACGCTGTCGGACGGCAAGACCTACAACCTGCCCGAGGGAATCGAGGACACCAAACTCCGCGTCGGGGAGAAGGTCCAGCTGACTTACACGATCAAAGGCAGAAAAGCGGTCGTCTCGCAAATGACCTCGCAGAAGAAGTGA
- a CDS encoding ABC transporter ATP-binding protein — translation MAKTLAVATDLWRSFQRERGIVTAIQGCSFRIHAGETIAIMGPSGCGKTTLLNLIAGLDVPSSGQLDWPGLGPFDTLRPERIGVVFQSANLMPALTAVENVALPILLTSGPDAETRALTALATFGVEALAAKLPEQLSGGQAERVAVARAVSTNPQLIVADEPTGQLDQASAVLLVDRLLAWGRQSGSAIVIATHDERMAAKMSRIWWMRHGKFESMVERSACTGAG, via the coding sequence ATGGCTAAGACTTTGGCGGTGGCCACGGATCTGTGGCGCAGCTTTCAGCGCGAGCGGGGTATCGTGACGGCCATTCAGGGCTGCTCCTTCAGGATTCACGCAGGCGAAACCATCGCCATCATGGGACCTTCCGGCTGCGGAAAGACGACGCTTTTGAACTTGATCGCAGGGCTGGACGTGCCAAGCTCAGGACAATTGGATTGGCCTGGGCTCGGTCCGTTCGACACATTGCGCCCCGAGCGGATCGGCGTCGTCTTCCAATCTGCGAACCTGATGCCGGCACTCACCGCCGTCGAGAACGTCGCGTTACCGATCCTTCTCACTAGCGGCCCCGACGCCGAGACGCGCGCCCTGACGGCACTTGCCACTTTCGGCGTCGAAGCGCTGGCGGCAAAGTTGCCGGAGCAGCTTTCCGGCGGCCAGGCCGAGCGGGTCGCCGTAGCGCGGGCCGTTTCGACCAATCCGCAATTGATCGTCGCCGACGAGCCGACAGGCCAACTTGATCAGGCCAGTGCCGTGTTGCTGGTCGACCGACTCCTCGCCTGGGGTCGGCAGTCGGGAAGCGCCATAGTGATCGCGACGCATGATGAGCGCATGGCGGCAAAGATGAGCCGCATCTGGTGGATGCGTCACGGCAAATTCGAAAGCATGGTTGAGAGGTCGGCATGTACAGGCGCTGGCTGA
- a CDS encoding ABC transporter ATP-binding protein translates to MAALEATELYRFFHAGDDEVVALRGVALTLDAGEFTALRGPSGSGKSTLLACLAGIDEPDGGVVSVLGERVTRRPEPERARLRARHFGMLMQSGNLFEHLTVRANIRLQMEISGRGRPDEIDGLVGGLGLDGLADALPSHLSGGEAARAGLAVALAANPAILLCDEPTAEVDAATEQLVIDRLVENCRSGGAVLIVTHSPALAARADRIVDIRDGGIVHG, encoded by the coding sequence ATGGCTGCGCTGGAGGCGACCGAGCTTTACCGCTTCTTTCATGCCGGCGACGACGAAGTCGTGGCTCTGCGCGGGGTGGCCCTCACGCTCGATGCCGGAGAATTCACCGCGTTGAGAGGCCCGTCGGGCAGCGGAAAATCGACGCTCCTTGCCTGCCTGGCCGGGATCGATGAGCCGGACGGTGGCGTCGTGTCTGTCCTGGGCGAGCGCGTGACCCGACGCCCCGAGCCGGAGCGGGCTCGGCTTAGGGCTCGCCATTTTGGCATGCTCATGCAATCCGGCAATCTGTTCGAGCATCTGACGGTCCGGGCCAACATTCGTCTCCAGATGGAGATTTCCGGTCGCGGCAGACCGGACGAAATCGATGGCCTTGTCGGCGGGTTGGGCCTCGACGGGCTCGCCGACGCACTACCTTCCCACCTTTCAGGCGGTGAGGCAGCTCGCGCTGGCTTGGCCGTGGCGCTCGCTGCAAACCCGGCAATCCTGCTCTGCGATGAGCCGACCGCCGAAGTCGATGCGGCGACAGAACAACTCGTCATTGATCGCCTCGTCGAAAACTGCCGGAGCGGCGGCGCCGTCCTGATCGTCACGCACAGCCCAGCACTCGCCGCACGGGCCGATCGCATTGTGGACATTCGGGATGGAGGCATCGTGCATGGCTAA
- a CDS encoding ATP-binding protein, whose product MKGTISIRRTAFIWLAGLMATIGVCAATTSYFLVRNEASDFLDNQLRQIALYVGDARSSPETGPDSGAPHDPEDDFVIQAWDAAGKPLRQSHPAVGIPRQPATGFVDISTVSNYWRVYTLAAPDRTVQVSQDMSVREELAANAALQAALPIIVLIPLSLLTLSWIIDRIMARLNRLAVAVASRDTTVDSPVPIDDVPAEVVPFVSSINLLLARLRALLERQRRFISDAAHELRTPLSALQIQIDNLRHDDRDGRFSQGLAELDAGIGRATRLVNKLLRLARYDAHETAPTSQAIDLVQLALDTVARLTPLAESRGIDLGITRQDKAFTIGALADFEIILENLIENAVRYTPASGIVDVAVLTGGQEIRIEIRDTGPGIAEEDLPRVFERFFRAGPQDSEGSGLGLAIAKAAAERQGARVTLAPREERPGLIASVIIDLPE is encoded by the coding sequence GTGAAAGGCACGATTTCGATCCGACGCACGGCCTTCATATGGCTTGCCGGGTTAATGGCGACCATCGGCGTCTGCGCGGCGACAACATCGTACTTCCTCGTCAGGAACGAGGCATCCGACTTCCTCGACAATCAGCTACGGCAGATCGCGCTCTATGTCGGTGATGCGCGTTCATCGCCAGAAACAGGCCCAGATAGCGGCGCGCCGCACGATCCCGAAGACGACTTCGTCATCCAGGCCTGGGATGCGGCGGGCAAGCCGTTGCGACAATCGCATCCCGCCGTTGGTATTCCCCGCCAACCAGCGACCGGGTTTGTCGACATTTCGACCGTCAGCAACTATTGGCGGGTCTACACGCTGGCCGCGCCGGATCGAACTGTTCAGGTCTCCCAGGATATGAGCGTCCGGGAGGAACTGGCGGCGAATGCGGCGCTCCAGGCGGCGCTTCCTATTATCGTTCTGATTCCGCTATCATTGCTGACGCTGAGCTGGATTATCGATCGGATCATGGCCCGGCTCAATCGCCTGGCCGTCGCGGTCGCCTCCCGGGACACAACCGTGGACAGCCCTGTTCCGATCGATGACGTGCCAGCTGAAGTCGTTCCGTTCGTAAGTTCGATCAATCTGCTGCTCGCCCGGCTACGCGCATTGCTGGAGAGACAGCGGCGGTTCATCTCGGATGCGGCCCATGAACTGCGCACACCGCTCTCGGCGCTTCAAATTCAAATCGACAACCTTCGGCACGACGACCGCGACGGCCGTTTTTCTCAGGGTTTAGCTGAGCTCGACGCCGGAATCGGCAGGGCCACCCGCCTCGTGAACAAGCTCTTGCGGCTGGCGCGCTACGACGCCCATGAGACCGCGCCCACGTCGCAGGCGATCGACCTTGTCCAGCTCGCGCTCGACACGGTTGCGCGCCTCACCCCCCTTGCCGAGAGCCGGGGGATTGACCTGGGCATCACACGCCAGGACAAGGCTTTCACCATCGGAGCGCTGGCCGACTTCGAAATCATTCTTGAAAACCTCATCGAGAACGCCGTTCGATACACGCCTGCGAGCGGAATCGTCGACGTCGCGGTGCTGACTGGCGGGCAAGAAATTCGAATCGAAATCCGCGACACCGGTCCCGGCATCGCGGAGGAAGACTTGCCGCGCGTCTTTGAACGGTTCTTCCGGGCAGGGCCTCAGGACAGCGAGGGAAGCGGTTTAGGGCTTGCCATCGCGAAAGCGGCAGCCGAACGACAAGGGGCGCGCGTCACGCTCGCTCCTCGCGAGGAGCGGCCTGGGCTTATAGCATCTGTCATTATCGATCTGCCTGAATAA
- a CDS encoding flavin-containing monooxygenase, with amino-acid sequence MIQANETESTVVVGAGTAGLIAAFELRKVGIYPRIFEKASRVGDQWRARHPQLTLNTHRDLSYLPSMRYPAGTPAFPKRDAVVAHLEDFVAKESMPIEFGVEVDHISISEGVYRLATNKGTITARNVVIATGRDRKPIIPAWTGLERFQGKVMHAAEFRNPCDYDGKRVLVVGSGNSGFDVLNHLAKQKTAALWLSSRHSPTLVPKRLFGVTVHRLSPFLACFPTRLVDAALAATSYVAFGDLGRFGIGKPAAGGATRLREGIALASDDGAVKAIKAGTIKVVPEVQSFDEDHVNFKEGQSCSPEIVISATGYAPDLEGMLGSLGLLDEQGRTLINGPQQLSYLPGLYCIGMRASIVGDIGSAKVQGRAIARAIRRRPTR; translated from the coding sequence GTGATACAAGCAAATGAGACTGAATCCACCGTAGTCGTGGGGGCTGGTACGGCTGGTCTGATCGCCGCTTTCGAATTGCGGAAGGTTGGAATTTACCCACGGATATTCGAGAAGGCTAGCCGCGTTGGTGATCAATGGCGTGCGAGGCATCCTCAGCTCACGCTCAATACTCACCGGGATCTTTCCTACCTGCCAAGCATGCGGTATCCAGCAGGAACCCCAGCTTTTCCAAAGCGCGATGCCGTGGTCGCCCACCTTGAAGACTTCGTTGCCAAAGAATCGATGCCAATCGAATTTGGGGTCGAGGTCGATCACATATCGATTAGTGAGGGCGTTTATAGGCTCGCGACGAACAAAGGGACGATCACGGCCCGGAACGTCGTTATCGCAACGGGCCGAGACCGCAAACCAATCATACCAGCGTGGACCGGCCTCGAACGTTTCCAAGGCAAAGTCATGCATGCTGCTGAATTTCGCAACCCATGTGATTATGATGGCAAACGCGTTCTCGTCGTCGGATCCGGCAATTCCGGATTTGACGTCCTTAATCATCTGGCGAAGCAAAAAACAGCCGCTCTTTGGCTGTCGTCAAGACATAGCCCGACACTCGTGCCAAAGCGCCTTTTCGGTGTAACCGTCCATCGGCTTTCCCCCTTTCTAGCCTGTTTTCCGACGCGACTGGTCGATGCGGCACTTGCCGCCACGAGCTATGTCGCTTTCGGTGATCTGGGACGGTTCGGTATCGGAAAGCCGGCGGCCGGCGGTGCGACCAGACTAAGAGAAGGTATAGCATTGGCATCAGATGATGGCGCCGTGAAGGCGATCAAAGCGGGGACGATCAAGGTGGTGCCGGAAGTGCAATCGTTTGATGAGGATCACGTCAATTTCAAAGAGGGTCAATCCTGTTCACCAGAAATCGTCATTTCGGCGACTGGATACGCACCCGATCTCGAAGGGATGCTGGGCAGCCTCGGTCTGCTAGATGAACAGGGGCGAACCCTGATCAATGGACCGCAACAATTATCTTATCTTCCCGGGCTTTATTGTATCGGCATGCGAGCGAGCATTGTTGGTGATATTGGAAGTGCGAAGGTTCAGGGGCGCGCAATTGCGAGAGCGATAAGGCGTCGGCCGACGCGATGA
- a CDS encoding ABC transporter substrate-binding protein, translated as MHSSRVFIYSAGLALAMATSSLGATAAQAADKISIMVGGYEKQIYLPAKLAEALGYFKDEDLDVELLNEPAGVDAENEMLSGAVQGVVGFYDHCIDLQGKGKFVESVVQFSQAPGEVELVSSKHPEIKSPADFKGKNLGVTGLGSSTNFLTQYLAVKNGLKLGEFTSVPVGAGQTFIAAIQQDAIQAGMTTEPTISRMLKTGEAKVLIDMRTMAGTKAVLGGTYPAASLYMDADWVNAHKEEVQKLANAFVKTLHFINTHSASEIADKMPSDFYVGDKEGYVKALENGKAMFTPDGVMPEDGPKTVLAVLSEFSKNVQGKTVDLSKTYTTEFVMKAK; from the coding sequence ATGCATTCATCACGCGTTTTCATTTATTCTGCGGGCCTGGCCTTGGCGATGGCAACCAGTTCGCTCGGGGCCACGGCAGCCCAAGCTGCCGACAAGATCTCCATCATGGTGGGCGGCTATGAAAAGCAGATTTATTTGCCGGCCAAGCTTGCGGAAGCGCTCGGCTACTTCAAAGACGAAGATCTCGACGTTGAGCTTCTCAACGAACCGGCCGGCGTGGACGCGGAAAACGAGATGCTCTCCGGCGCCGTTCAGGGTGTGGTCGGCTTCTATGACCATTGCATCGACCTGCAGGGCAAGGGCAAGTTCGTCGAATCCGTTGTGCAGTTCAGTCAGGCGCCAGGGGAAGTCGAACTGGTGTCCAGCAAACACCCGGAGATCAAGTCGCCCGCTGATTTCAAGGGCAAGAACCTCGGCGTCACCGGACTTGGTTCGTCCACGAATTTCCTGACGCAGTATCTGGCTGTCAAGAATGGCTTAAAGCTCGGCGAGTTCACCTCAGTTCCCGTCGGTGCCGGCCAGACTTTCATCGCCGCCATCCAGCAGGATGCCATTCAAGCCGGAATGACCACCGAGCCGACGATCTCCCGTATGCTCAAAACCGGCGAGGCCAAAGTCTTGATCGACATGCGGACGATGGCTGGAACCAAGGCGGTCCTTGGTGGCACTTATCCGGCCGCGTCTCTTTATATGGACGCCGACTGGGTCAATGCACACAAGGAGGAGGTGCAGAAGCTCGCGAACGCTTTCGTCAAGACGCTGCACTTCATTAATACGCACTCTGCGTCCGAGATCGCCGACAAGATGCCAAGTGACTTTTACGTCGGCGACAAGGAAGGCTACGTGAAAGCGCTGGAAAATGGCAAGGCGATGTTCACGCCGGACGGTGTGATGCCGGAAGACGGACCGAAAACGGTTCTCGCCGTTCTCTCGGAATTCTCGAAAAATGTTCAAGGTAAGACGGTCGACTTATCAAAGACGTACACGACGGAATTCGTAATGAAGGCCAAGTAA
- a CDS encoding phosphatidylglycerol lysyltransferase domain-containing protein gives MARLRKFIDTCLDRSLPAISSVNLTVEQRLSLCRQYGDFSLAYSTAVQPDLNYFGDEDGYIAYATKMGHVFALGDPVASPGRRAHYLAQFIAQSGKPCFVQIHASTAAELASHGYRLNQMGKDSALSLPTHSFTGKRNETLRYSERWLHKNGYTIHECGDGEFVAELTKISDDWRAGRIVRRREMRFLNRPFRLSLTPGMRRFVLLSPHAKPIALLDFDPLFRGGKAVGYTAAFKRKFPGTTAHAEIGLTKYAADRFRQEGSEIMTLGLSPLAGVEKSQFRDSTVWRYLYQRAFVSSLVNRRIFNVQGQAAFKRRFHGKEVQTYIGFKRGTPTETVALLRLLKTF, from the coding sequence ATGGCGCGCCTGAGAAAATTTATCGATACCTGTCTTGATCGGAGCTTACCTGCAATCTCGTCGGTAAATTTGACGGTCGAACAGCGACTGTCACTGTGCCGCCAGTACGGCGATTTTTCCCTGGCATATTCCACGGCCGTTCAGCCTGATCTCAACTACTTTGGCGACGAAGACGGCTACATCGCCTACGCTACAAAAATGGGGCATGTTTTTGCTCTTGGCGATCCGGTCGCCAGCCCAGGCCGAAGGGCCCATTACCTCGCGCAATTCATCGCCCAATCCGGAAAGCCTTGCTTCGTTCAAATTCACGCATCAACCGCCGCGGAGCTTGCATCGCACGGTTATCGTCTAAATCAAATGGGCAAAGACAGCGCCCTTTCATTGCCGACCCACTCGTTCACGGGCAAGCGCAACGAAACTCTCCGGTACTCCGAACGTTGGTTGCATAAAAACGGCTATACTATACACGAGTGCGGAGACGGCGAATTTGTCGCCGAGCTTACGAAGATTTCTGATGACTGGCGCGCTGGAAGAATTGTCCGGCGCCGCGAGATGCGGTTTTTGAACCGACCATTTCGTCTGTCCCTTACGCCGGGGATGCGGCGGTTCGTTCTTTTATCACCTCATGCAAAGCCAATCGCCCTGCTCGACTTCGACCCGCTCTTTCGCGGCGGCAAAGCCGTTGGCTACACGGCAGCTTTCAAGCGAAAATTCCCCGGCACCACTGCCCATGCTGAAATCGGGCTTACGAAGTATGCTGCCGATCGTTTCAGACAAGAAGGCTCCGAGATCATGACCCTCGGCTTGTCGCCTCTCGCCGGCGTCGAGAAAAGCCAATTTCGTGATAGCACCGTCTGGCGTTACCTCTATCAGCGCGCGTTCGTTTCATCGCTGGTTAACCGCAGGATTTTCAACGTTCAAGGCCAAGCCGCGTTCAAGCGCAGGTTTCATGGCAAGGAGGTGCAAACTTATATTGGCTTTAAACGCGGGACCCCCACCGAGACCGTTGCGCTACTGCGGCTCCTGAAAACGTTTTAA
- a CDS encoding FtsX-like permease family protein, translating to MYRRWLIGLVRTRSGRLVGTIGGVALTVAFIACLGAFLQFSAAQKTARSVAQVPVDWQVQPLTGTDHSAVEAVIRSAAPVTGLQSIDYADVPGFEANTGGTVQTTGGGTVLGIGPGYFEQFPAQVRRLVGSVDGVLIAQQTAANLHVAVGDQVTIHRHQAPDFSVTIVGIVDLPNADAMFQAIGVPAGATPQAPPDNVLLLPLPQWKQMFEEQRASRPDTIRTQFHVKLDHHDLSSDPVAASTAATERGHNFEARVAGTALLANNLAARLAAVREDALYARLVFLFLGAPGAILAILLTLAVAGAGRDRRRHDQALLRLRGAAVDTVLRMAAAEAAVAGVGGAILGILLAALAAHFILGVALLRRGAIPLICAVAVAGIALSLASILIPAWRDARGSTIAAARRPVGYDQAPLWARFYLDPALLALAAALYWRSAASGYQVVLAPEGVAATAVDYTAFLVPVLLWIGLALLAMRLVGAALRQSGSVIARTLRPVAGRLAGVVAATFGRQGRRLSAGIGLAALAFAFAVSTAIFNATYEAQAKVDAELTNGADVTVTGTSAVPASQALNHLYRLPGVAAAQPMQHRYAYVGTDLQDLFGIDPTRIGTATTMSDAYFADGDARAMLTDLAQTPDGVLVSQETVNDYQLSRGDSINLRLQNAADHQYHVVPFHIMGVVREFPTAPKDSFLVANAAYIAQQTGSAVSEIVLLRSSGDPARVALAARNATAGLPGLKVSQIGDAVALIGSSLTAVDLAGLTRLELVFALVMLAASGGLVLGLGFVDRERSFALLVALGARPRQLGAFVWSEAILVTGSGMVLGLMAGTLIAYVLVKLLTGVFDPPPQVLSVPWFYLATLVAAAGGTSLLAAMNEAMRSRTHVTQKLRGE from the coding sequence ATGTACAGGCGCTGGCTGATCGGACTTGTCCGAACGCGTTCCGGCCGATTGGTCGGCACCATCGGCGGTGTCGCGCTGACGGTCGCCTTCATCGCGTGCCTAGGCGCGTTTTTGCAATTCAGCGCGGCCCAGAAGACCGCACGGTCGGTCGCCCAGGTCCCCGTCGACTGGCAGGTTCAACCGCTGACGGGAACGGATCATAGTGCGGTCGAGGCTGTGATCCGCTCCGCCGCCCCGGTAACCGGTCTGCAGTCGATCGACTATGCCGACGTACCTGGTTTTGAGGCGAACACGGGAGGCACCGTGCAGACCACGGGCGGCGGCACGGTACTTGGCATCGGACCAGGCTATTTCGAACAATTCCCAGCACAGGTTCGACGGCTCGTAGGATCGGTCGACGGCGTTCTGATCGCGCAACAGACTGCGGCCAACCTGCATGTCGCGGTGGGGGATCAGGTCACCATCCACCGGCACCAAGCGCCTGATTTCAGCGTTACGATCGTCGGCATCGTCGATTTGCCGAACGCCGATGCGATGTTTCAGGCGATCGGTGTCCCGGCTGGCGCCACACCACAAGCCCCGCCCGACAATGTTTTGCTGTTGCCCTTGCCTCAGTGGAAGCAGATGTTCGAGGAGCAGCGCGCGAGCCGGCCCGATACAATTCGGACCCAGTTCCACGTCAAGCTCGATCATCATGACTTATCATCCGACCCGGTCGCCGCCAGCACCGCAGCAACCGAGCGCGGCCACAATTTCGAGGCTCGCGTCGCCGGAACCGCGCTGCTTGCAAACAACCTGGCGGCCCGATTGGCGGCGGTGCGCGAGGATGCCCTTTATGCGCGGCTGGTATTCCTTTTCCTCGGCGCCCCTGGGGCCATCCTCGCCATCCTGCTGACGCTTGCGGTCGCCGGCGCTGGGCGGGACAGGCGCCGCCACGATCAGGCGTTGCTGCGCCTGCGAGGAGCAGCCGTCGATACGGTTCTTCGCATGGCTGCCGCTGAAGCGGCAGTTGCGGGTGTCGGCGGTGCGATCCTCGGTATTCTCCTTGCTGCTCTTGCCGCGCATTTCATCCTCGGGGTGGCGCTCTTGCGCAGGGGAGCAATTCCCTTGATTTGCGCTGTGGCGGTGGCCGGGATCGCGCTTTCGCTCGCATCGATCCTGATCCCAGCCTGGCGCGACGCCCGCGGCTCGACCATTGCGGCCGCCCGGCGGCCAGTCGGCTATGACCAGGCACCGCTCTGGGCGCGCTTCTATCTCGATCCGGCCCTGCTGGCTTTGGCGGCGGCGCTCTACTGGCGTTCGGCAGCGAGCGGATACCAGGTTGTTCTCGCGCCGGAGGGCGTGGCAGCGACGGCGGTCGACTACACGGCCTTCCTCGTCCCTGTGTTGCTATGGATCGGCCTGGCCCTATTGGCCATGAGGCTCGTCGGGGCCGCGTTGCGGCAAAGCGGCTCGGTGATCGCCAGGACCTTGCGACCGGTCGCCGGACGTCTCGCGGGTGTGGTGGCTGCGACATTTGGACGGCAAGGCCGGCGACTGAGTGCTGGCATCGGTTTAGCCGCGCTTGCGTTTGCCTTCGCCGTATCGACTGCGATTTTCAACGCGACCTATGAGGCTCAGGCAAAGGTCGACGCTGAACTCACCAACGGAGCCGACGTCACCGTCACGGGCACATCCGCCGTGCCCGCTTCCCAGGCGCTCAATCATCTTTACCGGCTGCCGGGCGTGGCGGCCGCGCAGCCGATGCAACACCGCTACGCTTACGTCGGAACAGACCTTCAGGATCTCTTTGGCATCGATCCAACGCGCATCGGCACAGCCACGACGATGTCCGACGCCTATTTCGCCGACGGCGACGCCAGGGCGATGCTCACCGACCTCGCACAAACACCCGACGGCGTGCTTGTATCGCAGGAAACGGTGAACGACTATCAACTCAGTCGCGGCGACAGCATCAATCTTCGCCTGCAAAACGCGGCCGATCACCAATACCATGTCGTACCCTTCCACATTATGGGCGTAGTGCGCGAATTCCCGACCGCACCCAAGGATTCGTTTCTGGTCGCCAACGCCGCTTACATTGCACAGCAGACCGGGTCCGCCGTAAGCGAGATCGTCCTTCTCCGTTCGAGCGGCGATCCGGCCCGCGTCGCTCTGGCCGCCCGAAACGCGACTGCGGGTCTACCTGGACTCAAGGTCAGCCAGATCGGCGATGCCGTCGCCCTGATCGGGTCGAGCCTCACCGCAGTTGACCTCGCCGGCTTGACACGGCTCGAGCTGGTCTTCGCGCTGGTCATGCTGGCCGCTTCGGGTGGATTGGTGCTAGGTCTCGGGTTTGTCGATCGCGAGCGCTCCTTCGCGCTCCTCGTCGCGCTCGGAGCCCGGCCACGACAACTCGGGGCCTTTGTCTGGAGCGAAGCAATATTAGTCACCGGCAGCGGTATGGTCCTGGGTCTCATGGCGGGCACGCTGATTGCCTATGTGCTCGTCAAGCTGTTGACCGGAGTGTTCGACCCCCCACCCCAGGTGCTTTCGGTGCCATGGTTCTATCTCGCTACCCTCGTTGCCGCCGCCGGGGGGACCTCTTTGCTGGCCGCGATGAACGAAGCAATGCGCAGCCGGACACACGTCACGCAGAAGCTCAGAGGTGAGTGA
- a CDS encoding response regulator, with amino-acid sequence MRVLVIEDDVMLGRALVQALDDAGMSADWVRDGHLGGEAVAVGGHGLALLDLGLPGRSGLEILRSLRMAGDRRPILVITARDELDDRVTGLDLGADDYLVKPFEVKELLARMRAVLRRHGGQAVSILCTSEIELDLSSHEVKYRGCGEVLPAREFVLIQALLERPGTILSRSQLEERLYGWGEEVESNAVDVLIHYVRRKFDKDIIRNVRGAGWMVPK; translated from the coding sequence ATGCGTGTTCTTGTGATCGAAGATGATGTCATGCTTGGCCGGGCTCTCGTGCAAGCCCTCGACGATGCCGGCATGTCGGCAGATTGGGTGCGTGACGGGCACCTCGGGGGCGAAGCCGTCGCCGTCGGCGGCCATGGTCTTGCGTTGCTCGACCTCGGTTTGCCCGGCCGCTCGGGCCTGGAAATCCTGCGTTCGCTCCGGATGGCCGGCGACAGGAGACCAATCCTGGTGATCACCGCCCGTGACGAACTCGACGATCGCGTCACGGGGCTCGACCTCGGGGCCGATGACTACCTGGTGAAGCCGTTCGAGGTCAAAGAACTGCTGGCGCGCATGCGTGCCGTACTGCGCCGACATGGAGGTCAGGCGGTTTCGATCCTCTGCACGAGCGAAATCGAGCTCGATCTGTCGAGCCATGAGGTGAAATATCGTGGGTGCGGCGAAGTGTTGCCAGCGCGCGAGTTTGTCTTGATTCAGGCACTATTGGAACGTCCCGGCACCATTCTATCGCGCAGCCAGCTCGAGGAAAGGCTCTATGGTTGGGGTGAAGAGGTGGAAAGCAACGCTGTCGACGTGCTCATCCATTACGTGCGGCGCAAGTTCGACAAGGACATCATACGCAACGTCCGCGGGGCCGGCTGGATGGTTCCCAAGTGA
- a CDS encoding MurR/RpiR family transcriptional regulator, protein MNQASSFAELVASRSPNLSRTEHRVARYFAENLHQILVHTAIELANAIGTSDASIIRTARALGFEGLDGMRRAIADEFSAQLTLPERLSRTILKNAGDLEQALEKTLTAQAEAISTLRSTLDAQSFRAIVHALTGAREIVVFGVGPTSAMTQYFCTQLGRLGLSGRALTSTGLSLADELLPLRAGDVVFIMAYSRVYRELSVLLNHAQALGLQTVLVTDSLERELAGRVTRVVTVPRGRADDFSLHSATLAFLETLLVGLATLMPEKTVASLDQLNRLRADLAGQAMTLPLTQSVTSDPRHGDTSP, encoded by the coding sequence ATGAACCAGGCGTCTTCTTTCGCCGAGTTGGTGGCATCCCGTAGCCCCAACCTCAGCCGCACCGAACATCGTGTGGCGCGATATTTCGCAGAAAACCTGCATCAGATTTTGGTGCACACAGCGATCGAGCTCGCCAATGCTATTGGGACCAGCGACGCCTCGATCATCCGTACCGCCAGAGCCCTCGGGTTCGAGGGTTTGGACGGAATGCGCCGGGCGATCGCCGACGAATTCAGCGCCCAACTGACGTTGCCTGAACGGTTGTCACGGACGATCCTGAAGAATGCCGGAGATCTCGAGCAGGCCCTGGAAAAGACACTCACAGCCCAGGCAGAGGCGATTTCCACGCTGCGATCCACCCTCGATGCCCAAAGCTTTCGCGCCATCGTCCATGCGCTAACCGGCGCCCGCGAAATCGTTGTGTTCGGGGTTGGTCCCACATCGGCTATGACCCAATACTTCTGCACCCAACTCGGCAGACTCGGCCTGAGCGGACGGGCGTTAACCTCCACCGGCCTATCTCTGGCGGACGAACTTCTGCCGCTGCGTGCCGGCGACGTCGTGTTCATCATGGCCTACAGCCGGGTATACCGGGAACTGTCCGTCCTGCTCAACCATGCCCAGGCTCTTGGCTTGCAGACCGTCCTCGTGACGGACAGTCTCGAAAGGGAACTGGCGGGGCGTGTGACCCGGGTCGTGACAGTCCCGCGCGGCCGGGCCGATGATTTCAGCCTACACAGCGCGACGCTGGCCTTCCTTGAAACCCTGCTCGTCGGACTGGCGACACTAATGCCTGAAAAGACTGTTGCCAGCCTCGACCAACTCAACCGGCTCCGCGCGGACCTAGCTGGACAGGCGATGACTCTCCCGCTTACCCAATCCGTCACATCAGACCCGAGACACGGGGACACTTCTCCGTGA